A genomic region of Christiangramia sp. OXR-203 contains the following coding sequences:
- the rimO gene encoding 30S ribosomal protein S12 methylthiotransferase RimO has product MRTKSLKKNRINVVTLGCSKNVYDSEVLMGQLQANDKDVVHEGEGNIVVINTCGFIDNAKEQSVNTILEFVEKKQEGSVDKVFVTGCLSERYKPDLQKEIPDVDQYFGTTELPGLLSALEADYKHELIGERLTTTPKNYAYLKIAEGCDRPCSFCAIPLMRGGHKSTPIENLVIEAEKLAANGVKELILIAQDLTYYGLDLYKKRNLAELLENLVKVEGIEWIRLHYAFPTGFPMDVLDVMNREPKVCNYLDIPLQHINDELLKSMRRGTTHDKTTNLLKKFRATVPEMAIRTTLIVGYPGETEENFQELKEWVQEMRFERLGCFTYSHEENTHAFNLVDDVPQEVKQGRANEIMEIQSQISWELNQQKIGKILNVIIDRKEGNYFIGRTEADSPDVDNEVLIDATTVYLKTGDFYEVEITDAADFDLYAKPINVETKKPVRKELKIRTV; this is encoded by the coding sequence ATGAGGACGAAATCGCTTAAAAAGAATAGAATTAATGTAGTAACTCTGGGTTGTAGCAAGAATGTTTACGATTCAGAAGTTTTGATGGGGCAGCTTCAGGCGAATGATAAAGATGTGGTTCATGAAGGCGAAGGTAATATCGTAGTGATAAATACCTGTGGTTTTATTGATAACGCAAAGGAACAGTCCGTTAATACAATTCTGGAATTCGTTGAGAAAAAGCAGGAAGGTTCTGTAGACAAAGTGTTTGTAACCGGATGTTTAAGTGAGCGTTACAAACCAGATCTTCAGAAGGAAATTCCAGACGTGGACCAATATTTTGGAACTACTGAACTGCCAGGATTGCTTTCAGCTCTGGAAGCCGATTACAAACATGAACTTATTGGCGAGCGTCTAACTACTACACCAAAAAATTACGCATATCTAAAGATTGCTGAAGGTTGTGACCGTCCATGTTCATTTTGTGCTATTCCATTAATGCGTGGTGGACATAAGTCGACACCAATCGAAAACCTTGTGATAGAGGCAGAGAAACTTGCTGCGAACGGAGTCAAAGAACTTATTTTGATCGCTCAGGATCTTACCTATTACGGTCTGGATCTATATAAAAAGAGAAATCTGGCGGAATTGCTCGAGAATCTCGTAAAGGTTGAAGGTATTGAGTGGATTCGTTTGCATTATGCTTTTCCAACGGGGTTCCCAATGGATGTTTTGGATGTAATGAACCGAGAACCTAAAGTTTGTAATTATCTTGACATTCCTCTACAGCATATTAATGATGAACTTCTGAAGTCCATGCGACGAGGAACTACTCATGATAAAACCACTAATTTGCTTAAGAAATTTAGAGCAACTGTTCCAGAAATGGCGATTAGAACTACACTAATCGTTGGTTATCCAGGTGAAACTGAAGAAAATTTCCAGGAATTGAAAGAATGGGTCCAGGAAATGCGTTTTGAAAGACTTGGATGTTTTACTTATTCTCATGAAGAGAACACTCATGCATTTAATCTTGTAGACGATGTTCCTCAGGAAGTGAAGCAGGGGCGTGCAAACGAGATCATGGAAATTCAGTCACAGATCTCTTGGGAACTTAATCAGCAAAAGATCGGGAAGATTCTTAACGTCATCATAGACAGAAAAGAAGGCAATTACTTTATTGGTAGAACTGAAGCAGATTCCCCAGATGTTGATAATGAGGTTTTGATAGATGCCACGACAGTATATTTGAAGACCGGTGATTTTTACGAAGTTGAAATTACAGATGCCGCCGACTTTGATCTTTACGCAAAGCCAATCAACGTAGAAACCAAGAAGCCTGTTCGTAAAGAACTTAAGATCCGCACAGTCTAA
- a CDS encoding M16 family metallopeptidase, giving the protein MITNMKMRQFLSALCFFLVANTMVFAQGGTNQFSVDFETFTLENGLKVILHEDKSDPVVAVALTAHVGSAREKEGRTGFAHLFEHLLFLESENLGKGGLDKLSARIGGSGANGSTSRDRTNYFQTVPKDALEKMIWAEADKLGYFINTVTEPVLAKEKQVVKNEKRQGVDNRPYGHTFYVIDKNLYPEDHPYNWQVIGSLDDLQNATLLDVKDFYNKWYTPNNVTLTIAGDFDKDQAKEWVHKYFDEIPRGEKIEEQEKQLVSLDNTKKLYHEDNFAKLPELTLAWPSVYSYHPDSFALEILTSYLADGKNAPLYKKIVEEAKLSGNVSMFNYTSELSGQLMLQVRAYDGKDLDSVQSVIEEGLAEFDKNGIPQKDLKRIKAGLETNFYNSISSVLGKGFQLAQYDIFANDPNFINKEIEKLLAVSSEDVMRVFRKYIKDQHYVATSFVPKDQLDLALENSEKAEVVEEKIVEGAEEDFDASQAVDYPKTASSFDRSIEPPYSAKPELEIPEIWKTTMPSGLKVMGITNKEVPLVQFSLEIKSGQLLETKDKAGVANLLANLMNRGTAKKTPAELEEAIELLGARIYVSSSEEKISITGNTLAKNYAETMKLVDEMLLQPRWDESEFELIKQQTLSRIKQQEGDPNNIASNEFRKLVYGENSILSMNEMGTTESVENITLNDLKAYYSENLSPLNATYLVVGDLDLEKAKNSLKAISASWPPKTVDFPEIPEFEAPEKSQIYFYDVPGAKQSVLTFGAPALSASDKDFYAAEVMNYRLGGGSFASRLTQELREGKGYTYGIRSRFEDRSYIGPFLISSGVRSNITYEATELIRDILTDYADTFTQDDLEVTKSYMTKSSTRKFETLGAKLNMLKEISDYDYNDDYLAEQQQQVEEMTVMDIQELAKKYIDPKKMYFLIVGDAETQLEKLKDLGYGDPVLLNEDE; this is encoded by the coding sequence ATGATTACTAATATGAAAATGAGACAATTTTTATCTGCTTTATGCTTTTTTCTGGTGGCGAATACCATGGTTTTTGCCCAGGGAGGAACGAATCAGTTTTCGGTGGACTTCGAAACTTTCACCCTTGAAAATGGACTAAAGGTGATACTGCACGAAGATAAATCAGACCCTGTCGTAGCAGTAGCTCTTACCGCTCACGTGGGTAGTGCCCGGGAAAAAGAAGGCAGAACAGGATTTGCACATTTATTTGAACATCTTCTGTTTCTGGAATCTGAGAACCTTGGAAAAGGTGGACTGGACAAACTCTCCGCCAGAATTGGTGGTAGCGGTGCCAATGGCTCTACAAGTCGTGATCGCACCAATTATTTCCAGACCGTACCAAAAGATGCGTTGGAAAAAATGATCTGGGCAGAAGCAGACAAACTTGGATACTTTATCAATACGGTTACAGAACCGGTTCTTGCCAAGGAAAAGCAGGTTGTTAAAAATGAAAAGCGCCAGGGAGTAGATAACAGGCCTTATGGACATACTTTTTATGTGATCGACAAAAACCTGTATCCAGAAGATCATCCCTATAACTGGCAGGTGATTGGAAGTCTGGATGATCTTCAGAACGCCACCTTGCTGGATGTAAAGGATTTTTATAATAAATGGTATACTCCTAACAATGTAACCCTGACCATCGCAGGTGATTTTGATAAAGACCAGGCAAAGGAATGGGTCCACAAATACTTTGATGAGATCCCGCGTGGAGAGAAGATCGAAGAACAGGAAAAACAGCTTGTTAGTCTCGATAACACTAAAAAATTATATCACGAAGACAATTTCGCGAAACTGCCTGAGCTTACACTAGCCTGGCCTTCAGTATACTCGTACCATCCAGATAGCTTTGCATTGGAAATATTGACCAGCTACCTGGCTGATGGTAAAAATGCTCCTTTGTATAAGAAGATTGTGGAAGAAGCCAAACTTTCTGGTAATGTGAGTATGTTCAATTACACTTCTGAACTTTCGGGGCAGTTAATGCTTCAGGTTCGGGCATATGACGGAAAGGACCTTGACTCTGTTCAGTCTGTAATCGAGGAAGGACTTGCCGAATTCGATAAAAATGGCATCCCGCAGAAAGATCTTAAGAGAATTAAAGCCGGTTTGGAGACAAATTTCTATAACTCCATTTCAAGTGTTCTTGGCAAAGGTTTTCAATTAGCACAGTATGATATCTTTGCAAATGATCCCAATTTCATCAACAAAGAGATCGAAAAATTACTGGCGGTTTCTTCGGAAGATGTTATGAGAGTCTTCAGAAAATATATAAAAGATCAGCATTATGTTGCCACCAGTTTTGTTCCAAAAGATCAATTGGATCTTGCTCTGGAAAATTCAGAAAAAGCTGAAGTGGTAGAAGAAAAGATCGTGGAAGGAGCTGAAGAAGATTTCGATGCATCACAGGCTGTAGATTATCCAAAAACAGCCTCTAGCTTTGATCGCAGCATTGAACCTCCATATTCAGCAAAACCTGAACTGGAAATTCCGGAGATCTGGAAAACGACAATGCCAAGCGGACTAAAAGTGATGGGTATTACCAATAAAGAAGTGCCCCTAGTACAATTTAGTCTTGAAATCAAAAGCGGACAGTTACTGGAAACAAAAGATAAAGCAGGAGTAGCAAATCTTCTGGCGAACTTGATGAATCGTGGTACCGCTAAAAAAACTCCGGCAGAGCTGGAGGAAGCAATCGAACTTTTGGGAGCGCGTATCTATGTAAGTTCTTCGGAAGAGAAAATTAGTATCACTGGAAATACACTGGCAAAGAATTACGCCGAGACGATGAAACTTGTAGATGAGATGCTGCTTCAACCACGTTGGGATGAGTCAGAGTTCGAACTTATTAAACAACAAACCCTTAGCAGGATCAAACAGCAGGAAGGAGATCCTAACAATATTGCTTCGAATGAATTTCGAAAACTTGTGTATGGTGAAAACAGTATTCTTTCCATGAATGAAATGGGAACTACAGAAAGTGTGGAGAATATCACGCTGAACGATCTAAAAGCTTATTATTCTGAAAATCTTTCACCCTTAAACGCTACCTATCTTGTAGTAGGTGATCTGGATCTCGAAAAGGCGAAGAATTCACTAAAAGCAATTTCGGCTTCCTGGCCTCCAAAAACTGTAGATTTCCCGGAGATTCCAGAATTTGAAGCACCTGAAAAATCTCAGATTTACTTTTATGATGTTCCGGGTGCGAAACAATCTGTTCTAACATTCGGTGCTCCGGCATTAAGCGCTAGTGATAAGGATTTTTATGCAGCAGAGGTGATGAATTACAGGCTTGGTGGTGGAAGTTTCGCATCCAGGCTTACGCAGGAACTTAGAGAAGGAAAAGGCTATACCTATGGAATTCGTTCCAGGTTCGAAGATAGATCTTACATTGGCCCTTTCCTTATTTCCAGTGGGGTTCGATCCAATATAACTTATGAAGCAACTGAATTGATCCGCGACATTCTTACAGATTATGCCGATACTTTTACTCAGGATGATCTTGAGGTTACTAAAAGCTATATGACTAAAAGCAGCACCAGGAAATTTGAAACTCTGGGCGCAAAACTAAATATGCTCAAAGAAATTAGCGATTATGATTATAACGACGATTATCTTGCTGAACAACAGCAGCAGGTAGAGGAAATGACGGTGATGGATATTCAGGAGCTGGCGAAGAAATATATTGATCCTAAAAAAATGTATTTCCTTATTGTTGGTGATGCTGAAACTCAGTTAGAGAAACTGAAGGATCTTGGATATGGTGATCCAGTTTTGCTTAATGAGGACGAATAG